Proteins from a single region of Pseudarthrobacter sp. NIBRBAC000502772:
- a CDS encoding BCCT family transporter → MALNSDLKSHTPEEVPAVNDLAAFPRNVDANPAVLDPEDGAAEPLPDVEEYEQILEELRTAKTEQAVSLRRNHSLTLDKVTFGITGAIAIAFVIWGFVGRDSLASSSTVALNWVMEYTGWLFMVLASLFVVFVLWLALGKFGNIPLGKDGEKPEFRTVSWVAMMFAAGMGIGLMFYGVAEPLYHYISPPPGTVDGRTPAAIQTAMATSIFHWTLHPWAMYAVVGIAMAYGTYRLGRRQLVSAAFTSLFGMRMVEGPLGKFINILAIFATLFGTAASLGLGALQIGSGMTSNGWFGEVGTPVLVGIVAVLTFCFVASAVSGISRGIQWLSNINMVLAVVLALIVFIAGPTLFILNLIPSAVGDYARDLAEMSSRTEAVGDEALRSWMTSWTIFYWAWWISWTPFVGMFIARISRGRTIRQFVTGVLLVPSVVSVIWFGIFGGAAFHVQQEADKAGTPGLVTTADGVSSVNFDGALFDLVKNLGMPGWLTAGVIVLAMVLVAIFFVTGADAASIVMGSLSSNGAEHPRRGVVIFWGSLTGAVAAVMLLAGGDEPSEALAGLQRITIVAALPFIVVMLLLCFALAKDLRRDPLSLRRRLATSVVERAIRTGVEQHGGIQFDLVTKHDCADSCPDPDSHQGGTHTGSIPTIQARQTDRDNT, encoded by the coding sequence ATTTCCCCGCAACGTAGACGCCAATCCTGCTGTCCTCGATCCGGAGGACGGCGCCGCAGAACCACTGCCGGACGTTGAAGAGTACGAACAGATCCTCGAAGAGCTTCGTACTGCCAAGACCGAGCAGGCCGTCTCCCTGCGCCGGAACCACTCACTCACCCTCGACAAAGTCACCTTCGGGATCACCGGCGCCATCGCCATCGCCTTCGTGATCTGGGGCTTCGTGGGCCGGGACAGCCTCGCCTCGTCCTCCACGGTTGCCCTGAATTGGGTCATGGAATACACCGGCTGGCTCTTTATGGTCCTGGCGTCCCTGTTCGTCGTGTTCGTCCTGTGGCTGGCCCTGGGCAAGTTCGGCAATATCCCGCTGGGCAAAGACGGCGAGAAACCCGAATTCCGTACCGTCTCCTGGGTCGCGATGATGTTCGCCGCCGGCATGGGCATCGGACTGATGTTCTACGGCGTAGCCGAACCGCTCTACCACTACATCTCTCCCCCGCCCGGAACCGTGGACGGCCGCACCCCCGCAGCGATCCAGACGGCCATGGCCACCTCGATCTTCCACTGGACACTGCACCCCTGGGCCATGTACGCAGTGGTCGGCATCGCCATGGCATACGGCACCTACCGCCTCGGCCGCCGGCAACTGGTCTCCGCAGCCTTCACCTCACTTTTCGGCATGAGGATGGTGGAAGGCCCGCTCGGGAAGTTCATCAACATCCTGGCCATTTTCGCCACCCTCTTTGGCACCGCCGCTTCCCTGGGCCTCGGCGCCCTGCAGATCGGCAGCGGCATGACCTCCAACGGCTGGTTCGGCGAAGTCGGCACTCCCGTGCTTGTGGGGATCGTCGCCGTCCTGACCTTCTGCTTCGTCGCTTCGGCCGTCTCCGGCATCAGCCGCGGCATCCAGTGGCTCTCCAACATCAACATGGTCCTGGCCGTCGTCCTCGCACTCATCGTCTTCATCGCCGGTCCGACCCTGTTCATCCTCAACCTGATCCCGTCCGCCGTCGGCGACTACGCCCGCGACCTGGCCGAGATGTCGTCCCGGACCGAAGCAGTCGGCGATGAAGCCCTCCGAAGCTGGATGACCAGCTGGACCATCTTCTACTGGGCCTGGTGGATCTCCTGGACGCCCTTCGTCGGCATGTTCATTGCCCGCATCAGCCGCGGCCGCACCATCCGCCAGTTCGTCACCGGCGTGCTGCTGGTCCCCAGCGTCGTCAGCGTCATCTGGTTCGGCATCTTCGGCGGAGCCGCCTTCCATGTCCAGCAGGAAGCCGATAAGGCAGGCACGCCCGGGCTGGTAACAACGGCCGACGGCGTATCCTCCGTCAACTTCGACGGCGCACTCTTCGACCTCGTCAAAAACCTTGGCATGCCGGGCTGGCTCACCGCCGGCGTCATCGTGCTGGCCATGGTCCTGGTCGCGATCTTCTTCGTCACCGGCGCCGATGCCGCCTCCATCGTGATGGGATCACTCAGCTCCAACGGCGCCGAGCACCCCCGCCGCGGAGTCGTCATCTTCTGGGGCAGCCTCACCGGCGCCGTGGCAGCAGTCATGCTGCTGGCCGGCGGCGACGAACCCTCCGAAGCCCTGGCCGGCCTGCAACGCATCACCATCGTCGCAGCCCTGCCGTTCATCGTCGTCATGCTCCTGCTCTGCTTTGCCCTCGCCAAGGACCTGCGCCGCGATCCTCTCTCCCTCCGACGGCGCCTGGCCACATCCGTCGTCGAACGGGCCATCAGAACCGGCGTGGAACAACACGGCGGCATTCAATTCGACCTCGTGACAAAGCACGACTGCGCCGATTCCTGCCCGGACCCGGACTCCCACCAAGGCGGCACCCACACAGGCAGCATCCCCACCATCCAGGCCCGACAGACAGACCGGGACAACACCTAA